A single Microbaculum marinisediminis DNA region contains:
- a CDS encoding DNA adenine methylase, with amino-acid sequence MDTLFGGRTVDPVSPAAPYLGGKRNLARRVVRAIDAVTHDGYAEAFVGMGGIFFRRRHVPKVEIINDLSGDVAGFFRILQRHYIPFLEMLRYQITSRREFERLAKVDPSTLTDLERAARFLYLQRTAYGGKVTGRSFGVDPASPGAFDMRRLGAMLEAVHERLAGVVIENLPYQDLLARYDRPGMLFYLDPPYFGCETDYGKDMFGRADFARLAEILGGLEGTFILSINDAPEVRGIFEGFALEEVVTTYQISGEKQPAAELIIRPAAPATGVVRRE; translated from the coding sequence ATGGACACTCTGTTCGGCGGTCGCACCGTCGACCCCGTTTCGCCGGCCGCGCCCTATCTCGGTGGCAAGCGCAACCTGGCCCGCCGCGTCGTGCGGGCGATCGATGCCGTCACCCACGACGGCTATGCCGAGGCCTTTGTCGGCATGGGCGGGATCTTCTTCCGCCGGCGCCACGTCCCCAAGGTCGAGATCATCAACGATCTGTCGGGCGACGTCGCGGGATTCTTCCGGATCCTGCAGCGCCACTACATCCCCTTCCTGGAAATGCTGCGCTACCAGATCACCAGCCGCCGCGAGTTCGAGCGGCTGGCGAAGGTCGACCCGTCGACGCTGACGGACCTCGAGCGCGCGGCCCGCTTCCTCTATCTCCAGCGCACCGCCTATGGCGGCAAGGTCACCGGTCGGTCGTTCGGGGTCGACCCGGCCTCGCCGGGCGCCTTCGACATGCGCCGTCTCGGCGCCATGCTGGAGGCCGTGCACGAGCGCCTGGCCGGCGTCGTCATCGAGAACCTGCCTTATCAGGATCTGCTCGCGCGCTACGATCGGCCGGGTATGCTGTTCTATCTCGACCCGCCCTATTTCGGCTGCGAAACCGACTACGGGAAGGACATGTTCGGCCGCGCCGACTTCGCGCGCCTGGCGGAGATCCTCGGCGGCCTCGAGGGCACCTTCATCCTGTCGATCAACGACGCGCCGGAGGTGCGTGGGATCTTCGAAGGCTTTGCACTCGAGGAGGTGGTCACGACCTATCAGATCTCCGGCGAAAAGCAGCCGGCGGCCGAGCTGATCATCCGGCCGGCCGCACCCGCGACCGGAGTGGTGCGCAGAGAATGA
- a CDS encoding DUF4238 domain-containing protein — MSGTRNHHYVPQGYLRGFAKYPRAHPKKAKTFVSDLDLGRSFATNVRNVAAKRDFNRIETDEHHPNALEDAYGQFEDKVVPAIKRIARQGKFEGEDRVLVLNLIALMAIRMPRMRDAWNEFMGRVYRSVAEILTSSKNQYESTMRKVVASRTDLAEWEAVPYEEMRKFVRSGEYEIETHQNVYVRHELDALDTVLSTLLRRKWTLNIATADAGDFITSDHPVCLMNTAPLPAPWMAPGHGMPNTAILFPLTRKAALFGAFEGSDRVTPAPGLLVAATNSMIIDHADRQVYAYDDSFRYLKAGKILYGKDLCCDADASRKREDGEGAGVE, encoded by the coding sequence ATGTCCGGCACCCGAAATCACCACTACGTACCTCAGGGATACTTGCGTGGATTTGCTAAATATCCACGGGCTCATCCGAAAAAAGCGAAGACATTCGTCTCTGATTTAGACCTCGGCCGATCCTTTGCCACGAACGTCAGGAACGTCGCTGCAAAAAGAGACTTCAACAGGATCGAGACGGACGAACATCATCCAAACGCTCTGGAAGATGCCTACGGACAATTCGAAGACAAGGTCGTTCCGGCGATCAAACGGATTGCAAGACAGGGGAAGTTCGAAGGTGAAGATCGCGTTCTAGTGCTGAACCTTATAGCGCTTATGGCAATCAGAATGCCGCGTATGCGCGATGCGTGGAACGAGTTCATGGGGCGCGTGTACCGGTCCGTGGCCGAGATACTGACCAGCAGCAAGAACCAGTACGAATCCACGATGCGAAAGGTGGTTGCATCGAGGACGGATCTCGCCGAATGGGAGGCGGTGCCTTATGAAGAAATGCGGAAATTCGTACGCTCCGGAGAATACGAAATCGAAACCCACCAGAACGTCTACGTTCGACATGAACTCGATGCTTTGGATACTGTGCTAAGCACGCTTCTGCGCCGGAAGTGGACACTCAACATCGCGACAGCCGACGCCGGAGACTTCATCACCAGCGACCATCCGGTCTGCTTGATGAATACGGCACCGTTGCCCGCACCGTGGATGGCGCCGGGGCATGGCATGCCAAACACCGCGATTCTGTTTCCGCTGACACGCAAAGCCGCGCTGTTCGGGGCGTTCGAAGGATCGGACCGTGTTACCCCCGCTCCGGGTCTGTTAGTCGCGGCGACAAACTCCATGATCATCGATCATGCAGATAGGCAGGTCTATGCGTACGATGACAGCTTTCGTTACCTGAAGGCTGGCAAAATTCTCTACGGCAAGGACCTATGTTGTGACGCTGACGCAAGCAGGAAGCGCGAAGACGGCGAGGGCGCCGGAGTGGAATAA